The Plectropomus leopardus isolate mb unplaced genomic scaffold, YSFRI_Pleo_2.0 unplaced_scaffold238, whole genome shotgun sequence genomic sequence aaaaaatgaaaaaagagatcAAATACAGCAGAGAGATGTAATCGGAAAATAAgagttaattaaaattaaaataattcttaatAATGACGATGATTATAAgtgatttaagattttttaaggttttaaattaagtaatgaattaaaaaaatgtaaaaagaaattgataaataataaaaatcaataaagataagatgaaaagaaagttgagataaaattaaaacaaaatagagAGATGGCAATagataaaattgaaattttaattaACTAAAGATAAAAAGGTAAATCTACATCGTTAAAAAACCCTGAACATGGAGacatgaaaaaagtaataataaaaaagactttaaataaataatttaataaatagaaataaaaacaaatgacagtaGATAAGAATGAACTAAAACAGATTAATGATGATACTGGAAGTATTAAGAGACTAACACAGTGCCGGTTTGGGTCTCACCTGTTCGTGGTCTCGGGTCCTCTCCGCTCTGCAGACCATCAGCCGGGCGTTCATGAACGGCAGCGCTCTGGAGCACGTGGTGGAGTTCGGTCTGGACTACCCGGAGGGGATGGCGGTGGACTGGCTGGGGAAGAACCTGTACTGGGCCGACACCGGCACCAACCGCATCGAGGTGGCCAAACTGGACGGGCAGCACCGGCAGGTCCTGGTGTGGAAGGACCTGGACAGTCCTCGAGCTCTGGCTCTGGATCCGGCTGAAGGGTGAGGactgaaacttaaaaacaagAGACAATGAATTGAAGACTCACATGAGAACCATTTCTAAATAAAACCACCTTGTTTCCTGTCCGCAGATACATGTACTGGACCGAGTGGGGCGGGAAGCCAAAGATCGACCGAGCAGCGATGGACGGGACGGGACGGATCACTCTGGTGGCCGACGTGGGCCGAGCCAACGGGCTCACCATCGACTACGCAGAGCGCCGCCTCTACTGGACCGACCTCGACACCACGCTCATAGAATCCTCCAACATGCTCGGTGAGAATCAACAAGCcgttatttgtcttttttttgttctcatttcTAAACATGACCGATAAAGATTTATTGGAAAGTATCGTTTCAGTTTTGAGGAAAGAAGATTCGTTGCATGCACTTTCACAGCATCACAATTTCTTAGTTAAAAGGAAGTTTTATTTGGGAAAGGGCTCgctttgtatttaattatttatttgctgaTGAAGCTACGGAGTGACTGAAACCTTAATTTAACCTATAAACTGTGATGCTGAGCAACAGCAGTGTGCAGCGTCTTTGTTTCTAAAGACTGAaggaaatgctgtggctgtgctgcaacataattttctttaaatgttaaaaaagactATTGTTTAAAGTCTTAATTTGTCAGATGCACAACAGTTACAGAGAAGTGGTCGTCGTTTTCAGGTTCCCTCCAACAGCGCTActacaaaatatagaaaaagaaaatcatgcaTCTAAAATATTAGAATCCGAGAATAAAATCATGCAGTTCAGTTGAAATATTGGaaag encodes the following:
- the LOC121966267 gene encoding low-density lipoprotein receptor-related protein 6-like, whose protein sequence is MNGSALEHVVEFGLDYPEGMAVDWLGKNLYWADTGTNRIEVAKLDGQHRQVLVWKDLDSPRALALDPAEGYMYWTEWGGKPKIDRAAMDGTGRITLVADVGRANGLTIDYAERRLYWTDLDTTLIESSNMLGENQQAVICLFFVLISKHDR